A genomic window from Manduca sexta isolate Smith_Timp_Sample1 chromosome 5, JHU_Msex_v1.0, whole genome shotgun sequence includes:
- the LOC115449363 gene encoding uncharacterized protein LOC115449363, with translation MFKMSTSNELSEVESPKLRMKPAVNRIFCCSVTAASGFIAAYALVAYAIALIYEIVWVVESQSGLPIPSILLMVCYFIVIAATVTLVHGLISKNNKFLLAWLIAVILVLIPECALVFYMSISHWGLQGVYGGAELACYVARLPAIVCGVVLVQSAYALREARKSGYGGPGAVSGSEFDASHYVPDAPSAFTNDGFLADNGKSGSMPDLRRHLATRQSMNLGYPPHMLPQPPPAYWQHLADRQYAASLRGYPKSFPAPQMYGTWVGPRSGPYDNPYKRRHSIVGAFSTDEYPAKNYDYEDRMDCKSEMAYPYYRPYPYDPRMYPPDYDPRFYPDYKREEAAYGVNLLRHEPYHFSGSRERVFYSLRNSHNSVGNESDDLTKYKDVAL, from the exons ATGTTCAAAATGTCGACGAGTAATGAACTGAGTGAAGTGGAGTCGCCGAAGCTTCGGATGAAGCCGGCTGTCAACAGGATATTCTGCTGCAGCGTCACGGCTGCCTCGGGGTTCATAGCGGCATATGCTTTG GTGGCGTACGCAATAGCTCTGATATACGAGATAGTGTGGGTGGTGGAGTCGCAGAGCGGGCTGCCGATACCTTCCATACTGCTCATGGTGTGCTACTTCATAGTCATAGCAGCCACGGTCACGCTCGTGCATGGACTTATATCT aaAAATAACAAGTTCCTTCTGGCTTGGCTGATAGCGGTGATCCTCGTTCTAATACCAGAATGCGCTCTAGTCTTCTACATGTCTATCAGCCATTGG GGTCTCCAAGGAGTTTATGGTGGTGCTGAACTGGCATGCTATGTGGCGCGACTACCGGCGATCGTATGCGGAGTTGTTCTCGTTCAGTCAGCCTACGCACTCAGGGAGGCCAG GAAGTCCGGGTATGGCGGCCCGGGCGCGGTAAGCGGCAGCGAGTTCGACGCGAGCCACTACGTGCCTGACGCGCCCAGCGCGTTCACCAACGACGGCTTCCTAGCAGATAATG GTAAATCTGGCTCAATGCCAGATTTGCGCCGTCACCTGGCTACTCGACAGTCCATGAACCTGGGCTACCCACCGCACATGCTGCCGCAGCCGCCGCCAGCTTACTGGCAACACCTCGCAGACAGACAGTACGCCGCCAGCCTCCGAGGATACCCTAAATCCTTCCCCGCACCACAAATGTACGGGACATGGGTCGGCCCAAGATCCGGGCCTTATGACAACCCCTACAAACGCAGACATTCGATAGTAGGGGCGTTCTCTACAGACGAATACCCAGCAAAGAACTACGATTACGAAGACAGAATGGATTGTAAAAGCGAAATGGCTTACCCCTACTACAGACCGTATCCTTACGATCCCAGAATGTATCCGCCTGATTACGATCCGAGGTTTTATCCGGATTATAAACGAGAAGAGGCGGCGTATGGTGTCAATTTGCTGAGACACGAGCCGTACCACTTCAGCGGGTCGAGAGAAAGAGTGTTTTACAGCCTCAGAAACAGTCACAATTCAGTTGGTAACGAATCTGatgatttaacaaaatataaggaCGTAGCGTTGTAA